A region of Massilia sp. KIM DNA encodes the following proteins:
- the pilM gene encoding type IV pilus biogenesis protein PilM: MRFFKRAKKKEGWLSIAVQRDGIAAASVKRIAGGKPFVRFAHFLPGQDTAAMLGKAGKEGHADSYRCATLLASGDYQLINVEAPNVPKEEMKTAVRWRLKDILDFPVDQATIDVLDIPVDGAAAGRVQQSIFAVAARNSVIAPRQKLFLDAKIELSVIDIPEMAQRNLSAMLEPEGRGVAMLSFSEEGGLLTVSYKGELYLSRRFDVSLAQLLETDHERKHASFDRITLELQRSLDHFERQYSFISVAKLVLGPSEISGLEEYLSSNLYTPVETLDLASLLDFSRTPELSDKALQCRFLLPLGAALREEVAA, encoded by the coding sequence ATGCGTTTTTTTAAGAGAGCAAAGAAGAAAGAAGGTTGGCTCAGCATCGCCGTCCAGCGCGACGGGATCGCCGCCGCCAGCGTCAAGCGGATTGCGGGCGGGAAGCCCTTCGTCCGCTTCGCCCACTTCCTGCCGGGCCAGGACACCGCGGCCATGCTGGGCAAGGCGGGAAAGGAAGGGCATGCCGACAGCTACCGCTGCGCCACCTTGCTGGCCAGTGGGGACTACCAGCTCATCAACGTCGAAGCCCCCAACGTGCCGAAGGAAGAGATGAAGACGGCCGTGCGCTGGCGCCTCAAGGACATCCTCGACTTCCCGGTCGACCAGGCCACCATCGACGTGCTCGACATCCCCGTGGACGGCGCCGCCGCCGGCCGGGTCCAGCAATCGATCTTCGCGGTCGCCGCGCGCAACAGCGTCATCGCTCCGCGCCAGAAGCTGTTCCTGGACGCGAAGATCGAGCTGTCCGTGATCGACATTCCCGAAATGGCCCAGCGTAATCTCTCGGCCATGCTCGAACCCGAGGGCCGCGGCGTGGCCATGCTCTCCTTCAGCGAGGAGGGCGGGCTGCTGACCGTGTCATACAAGGGCGAACTCTACCTGTCGCGCCGCTTCGACGTGAGCCTGGCCCAGTTGCTCGAAACCGACCACGAACGCAAGCACGCCAGCTTCGACCGCATCACCCTCGAACTCCAGCGTTCGCTCGACCATTTCGAGCGCCAGTACTCCTTCATCAGCGTGGCCAAGCTGGTGCTCGGCCCCTCCGAGATCAGCGGCCTGGAAGAATACCTGTCGAGCAATCTGTACACGCCGGTCGAGACCCTCGACCTGGCCAGCCTGCTCGACTTCTCGCGCACGCCCGAACTGAGCGACAAGGCCTTGCAGTGCCGCTTCCTGCTGCCGCTAGGCGCCGCCCTGCGCGAGGAGGTGGCCGCATGA
- a CDS encoding DUF6701 domain-containing protein — protein sequence MKRATPSSKAWRALLAGLALLACLFGLPPAQAQTALTLYKTFAGNINFTGTQASLRSYPEGKYACYVTSPNTNEKASLSLPFGASVVSAHLYWAGSSSSIDKTVTMNGNSVTAGRVWTASVANGIPYFSGAADVTKLVQAKGSGDYTFSGLSVNTGSPHCERNAVLGGFSLVVVYSHYAEPFRNLNIYDGFQPLYYAEVKFTMTNFRVPDNVTSNEKGRFGHVVWEGDQALSANAEAVFFTQNGSTSTLTNGSYAPAGNQFNSQSSINKDAYSVGVDFDTYEIGNFTPKQGVASATFRATEDMIILSTAVLALPSAPESDLALDLVLNGSLVENGPASYSLTVANKGPAPDDGPITVRITLPAGQTYTSATGTDWSCSALGQIVTCTYGPTLEMGQTTPAIALKTKVTKTGEMAVSATVTGSRDPDTSNNSKTHKATTVVPQAAAYKFTTIACAAGAAIGTSACPLYDATLVAGDTATVYITAVTDGKATPLSTTQTGKAALKFAFRCTNPLPLAAGAQAKAQYVTPASSAPLSACVGPDATPAWSAQTIDFPAKVASVETKFSYADVGMLRLMLQDSKGLMDEAEIVSVPDRLEMALTRSADGVENPATNKLAEPGFVRAGEPFDLRVSALGKAGQVLPSFGKEVNGYRPKMQLSLAGAGAIEGLDPKQLGELGGGFAENTTDFSGTFTWSQLGSMDLSAKVDNYLGSGRNLDVTKRVGRFYPAYFSTVVTGNFDCVPKMRCPAQGLAEIETATHSTQPFQVRVKAHDVNGLELPVFNDPKYQQAVVPEDLALSPVVLPGQGALVVKDGGLTDPTKAELRYETLRAVSFKLGLPFVADGARSGGWPAPTPVYLRATATTPRAGTTAREKLSSLQAEPEESIEGGVMVVTGRIEVANVFGSELLKTRVPMQAQFWTGTGWATTTSLDHATLLSTSEVRYTECTRALRLASSTDKTNNCVPLSAAKAGAMPLDDGRTVFSLAPVGAKMEGSVHVHVDSTDHGWLPSTRGRVSFGQYRSPVIYVREIY from the coding sequence ATGAAACGCGCCACCCCCTCATCGAAGGCATGGCGCGCGCTGCTCGCGGGCCTCGCCTTGCTGGCCTGCTTGTTCGGCCTGCCGCCGGCCCAGGCCCAGACCGCGCTCACCCTGTACAAGACATTTGCCGGCAACATCAACTTCACCGGCACCCAGGCCAGCCTGCGCAGCTACCCCGAGGGGAAGTATGCCTGCTACGTGACCTCGCCCAACACCAACGAGAAGGCCAGCCTGAGCCTGCCTTTCGGCGCCAGCGTGGTCTCGGCCCACCTGTACTGGGCGGGATCGAGCAGCAGCATCGACAAGACCGTCACCATGAACGGCAACTCGGTCACGGCCGGCCGCGTCTGGACCGCCAGCGTCGCCAACGGCATCCCCTATTTCAGCGGGGCGGCCGACGTCACCAAGCTGGTCCAGGCAAAGGGCAGCGGCGACTACACCTTCTCGGGCCTGAGCGTGAACACCGGCAGCCCGCATTGCGAGCGTAACGCGGTGCTCGGCGGCTTCTCTCTGGTGGTCGTGTACTCGCACTACGCGGAACCCTTCCGCAACTTGAACATCTACGACGGCTTCCAGCCGCTGTACTACGCCGAAGTCAAGTTTACGATGACGAATTTCCGGGTGCCGGACAACGTCACCAGCAACGAGAAGGGGCGCTTCGGCCACGTGGTCTGGGAAGGCGACCAGGCGCTGTCGGCCAATGCGGAAGCCGTATTCTTCACCCAGAACGGCAGCACGTCGACCCTGACCAACGGCAGCTACGCCCCGGCTGGCAACCAGTTCAACTCGCAGAGCAGCATCAACAAGGATGCCTACTCGGTCGGGGTCGACTTCGACACTTACGAGATCGGCAACTTCACGCCCAAGCAGGGCGTGGCCAGCGCCACCTTCCGCGCCACCGAGGACATGATCATCCTGAGCACCGCCGTGCTGGCGCTGCCGAGCGCGCCGGAATCGGATCTGGCGCTCGACCTGGTGCTCAACGGTTCGCTGGTCGAGAACGGGCCGGCCAGCTATTCGCTCACGGTTGCCAACAAGGGGCCGGCGCCGGACGACGGCCCGATCACGGTGCGTATCACGCTGCCGGCCGGCCAGACCTATACCTCCGCCACCGGCACCGACTGGAGCTGCTCGGCGCTTGGTCAGATCGTCACCTGCACCTACGGTCCGACGCTCGAGATGGGCCAGACCACGCCGGCGATCGCGCTCAAGACCAAGGTCACCAAGACCGGCGAGATGGCGGTCAGCGCCACCGTCACCGGCTCGCGCGATCCCGATACCAGCAACAACAGCAAGACCCACAAGGCGACCACGGTGGTGCCGCAAGCGGCGGCCTACAAGTTCACCACCATCGCCTGCGCGGCCGGCGCGGCGATCGGCACCAGCGCCTGTCCGTTGTACGACGCCACGCTGGTGGCTGGCGACACCGCCACCGTCTACATCACGGCAGTCACCGACGGCAAGGCCACGCCGCTGTCCACCACCCAGACGGGGAAGGCGGCGCTCAAGTTCGCGTTCCGCTGCACCAATCCGCTGCCGCTGGCGGCCGGAGCCCAGGCCAAGGCGCAGTACGTGACGCCGGCCTCCAGCGCGCCGCTGAGCGCCTGCGTCGGTCCGGACGCGACCCCGGCCTGGAGTGCGCAGACCATCGATTTCCCGGCCAAGGTGGCCTCGGTCGAGACGAAATTCAGCTATGCCGACGTGGGCATGCTGCGCCTGATGCTGCAGGATTCCAAGGGCCTGATGGACGAGGCCGAGATCGTGTCGGTGCCGGACCGACTCGAGATGGCGCTGACCCGCAGCGCGGACGGGGTGGAGAACCCGGCCACCAACAAGCTGGCGGAACCCGGGTTCGTGCGCGCCGGCGAGCCCTTCGACCTGCGCGTGAGCGCCCTCGGCAAGGCAGGGCAGGTGCTGCCGAGCTTTGGCAAGGAAGTCAACGGCTACCGCCCCAAGATGCAGTTGTCGCTGGCCGGCGCCGGCGCGATCGAGGGTCTGGACCCGAAGCAGCTCGGTGAACTCGGCGGCGGCTTTGCCGAGAACACGACCGATTTCAGCGGCACCTTCACCTGGAGCCAGCTGGGCAGCATGGACCTGAGCGCAAAGGTGGACAACTACCTCGGCAGCGGCCGCAACCTGGACGTGACCAAGCGGGTGGGGCGCTTCTATCCGGCCTATTTCTCGACTGTCGTCACCGGCAACTTCGACTGTGTGCCGAAGATGCGCTGTCCCGCGCAAGGCCTGGCCGAGATCGAAACCGCCACTCACTCGACCCAGCCTTTCCAGGTGCGCGTCAAGGCCCATGACGTGAACGGACTGGAACTGCCGGTGTTTAACGATCCCAAGTACCAGCAGGCCGTGGTGCCGGAAGACCTGGCGCTGAGCCCCGTTGTATTGCCGGGGCAGGGCGCGCTGGTGGTCAAGGATGGCGGCCTGACCGATCCGACCAAGGCCGAACTTCGGTACGAAACCTTGCGCGCGGTATCCTTCAAGCTGGGGCTCCCCTTCGTCGCGGACGGCGCCCGCAGCGGCGGCTGGCCGGCGCCGACCCCGGTCTACCTGCGCGCAACTGCCACGACCCCGCGTGCGGGAACGACGGCCAGGGAGAAACTCAGCTCGCTCCAGGCAGAGCCGGAGGAATCGATCGAAGGCGGGGTGATGGTCGTGACCGGCCGCATCGAAGTAGCCAACGTCTTCGGTTCCGAACTGCTCAAGACGCGTGTCCCGATGCAGGCGCAGTTCTGGACCGGCACGGGCTGGGCCACTACCACCAGCCTCGATCATGCCACCCTGCTCAGCACGAGCGAGGTCCGCTACACCGAGTGCACGCGCGCGCTGCGCCTGGCGAGCTCCACAGACAAGACCAACAACTGCGTCCCGCTTTCGGCCGCCAAGGCCGGCGCGATGCCGCTGGACGACGGTCGCACCGTGTTCTCACTGGCGCCGGTCGGTGCGAAGATGGAGGGGAGTGTGCACGTCCATGTCGACAGCACGGATCACGGCTGGCTGCCGAGCACCCGCGGACGCGTGTCATTCGGCCAATACCGCAGCCCCGTGATCTACGTTCGCGAGATCTATTAA
- a CDS encoding agglutinin biogenesis protein MshP, with the protein MMQRAPSLPRRARSAGVGLVTAIFLLVVLAAMGVAAVSLFNTQQASSSLDVEGARAYQAARAGVEWGLFQQRRNNQCAGASFRMPDSVLASYTVTVSCRVIPGLADEDGNTAALTRFHIRAVACNQPVNGACDAVANNNSPDFVRRQVEVEL; encoded by the coding sequence ATGATGCAACGCGCTCCTTCGCTTCCTCGCCGCGCGCGCAGCGCCGGCGTCGGCCTGGTCACCGCCATCTTCCTGCTGGTGGTGCTGGCCGCCATGGGCGTGGCCGCCGTCAGCCTGTTCAATACCCAGCAGGCCAGCTCCAGCCTCGACGTCGAGGGCGCGCGCGCCTACCAGGCGGCGCGCGCCGGGGTCGAATGGGGCCTGTTCCAGCAGCGCCGCAACAACCAGTGCGCCGGCGCTTCCTTCCGCATGCCGGACAGCGTGCTGGCCAGCTATACCGTCACCGTCAGCTGCCGCGTGATCCCGGGGCTGGCCGACGAAGACGGCAACACGGCCGCGCTCACCCGCTTCCACATCCGCGCCGTCGCCTGCAACCAGCCAGTCAATGGCGCCTGCGATGCGGTGGCCAACAACAACAGCCCGGACTTCGTCCGGCGCCAGGTCGAGGTTGAACTATGA
- a CDS encoding prepilin-type N-terminal cleavage/methylation domain-containing protein, which translates to MNVRRTRRARGFTLVEAVLVIVIIGIVGAIVAVFIRAPMEGYAQSAVRATVTDEADLALRRIARDLRLALPNSIRVTANGNGIDFLLTSTGGRYLAAEDFVPNREVLDFNDPNRRDFTVAGGTMRPIVPGNFVVVFNLGDATVPSDAWMAREGQADRNIARVTAVNNADPVNPVVSLAYNPFAMQTVPMTSPNRRFHVVETPVTYVCERQSDGSDALVRYWNYPISDTQNMPPQGNPQRAVIAARVASCGGIFSYGSAAARRSALVVMNLALRAQDDASSTVRLVHQIHVDNTP; encoded by the coding sequence ATGAACGTCCGTCGAACACGCCGTGCGCGCGGCTTCACCCTGGTCGAAGCGGTCCTCGTGATCGTCATCATCGGCATCGTCGGCGCCATCGTCGCTGTGTTCATCCGCGCGCCGATGGAGGGGTACGCGCAAAGCGCGGTGCGCGCCACGGTGACCGACGAAGCCGACCTGGCGCTGCGCCGCATCGCGCGCGACTTGCGCCTGGCGCTGCCCAACAGCATCCGCGTGACCGCGAACGGTAACGGCATCGATTTCCTGCTCACCTCCACCGGTGGACGCTACCTCGCGGCCGAGGACTTCGTCCCCAACCGCGAGGTGCTCGACTTCAACGATCCGAACCGGCGTGACTTCACCGTGGCCGGTGGCACCATGCGTCCCATCGTGCCCGGCAATTTCGTGGTCGTGTTCAACCTGGGCGACGCCACGGTGCCCTCGGACGCCTGGATGGCGCGTGAAGGACAGGCCGACCGCAACATCGCACGCGTCACGGCGGTCAACAATGCCGACCCGGTCAACCCGGTGGTGAGCCTGGCCTACAACCCGTTCGCGATGCAGACCGTCCCGATGACCTCGCCCAACCGGCGCTTTCACGTGGTCGAGACGCCGGTGACCTATGTGTGCGAGCGCCAGTCCGACGGCAGCGATGCGCTGGTGCGCTACTGGAACTACCCGATCAGCGACACCCAGAACATGCCGCCCCAGGGCAACCCACAGCGCGCCGTGATCGCCGCCCGCGTGGCCAGCTGCGGCGGCATTTTCAGTTACGGCAGCGCAGCCGCCCGCCGCAGCGCGCTGGTGGTGATGAACCTGGCCCTGCGGGCCCAGGACGACGCTTCTTCGACGGTGCGCCTGGTGCACCAGATCCACGTGGACAACACGCCATGA
- a CDS encoding type II secretion system protein, with translation MSSKLRRQAGLTLIELILFIVIVGVALAAVLGVLTMTTKNSADPLRRKQALMIAEGLMEEVRQAKFSFCDPSSNDPEPETVAGTAACALGENWGQEPNTDGRPFDNVNDYVAAANQATSAFDLGGVLSDANGNSLNLPGYRATVTITPQVLNGVGSNGSLADTDVLRIRITVSYDGDQLVLDGYRTRYAPTFH, from the coding sequence ATGTCCAGTAAGCTGCGGCGCCAGGCCGGCCTGACACTGATCGAGCTGATCCTCTTCATCGTGATCGTCGGCGTGGCGCTGGCCGCGGTGCTGGGCGTGCTCACCATGACCACCAAGAACAGCGCCGACCCGCTGCGCCGCAAGCAGGCCCTGATGATCGCCGAGGGCCTGATGGAAGAGGTGCGCCAGGCGAAGTTCAGTTTTTGTGACCCGAGTTCCAACGACCCCGAGCCCGAGACGGTCGCCGGCACGGCGGCCTGCGCGCTCGGCGAGAACTGGGGCCAGGAACCGAACACCGACGGCCGGCCCTTCGACAACGTCAACGACTACGTGGCCGCGGCCAACCAGGCCACCAGCGCCTTCGACCTGGGCGGCGTGCTGTCGGACGCCAACGGCAATTCCCTCAACCTGCCGGGCTACCGGGCCACGGTGACGATCACCCCCCAGGTGCTGAACGGCGTCGGCTCGAACGGCAGCCTGGCCGATACCGACGTGCTGCGCATCCGCATCACCGTCAGCTACGACGGCGACCAGCTGGTGCTCGACGGTTATCGTACGCGTTACGCGCCGACCTTCCACTGA
- a CDS encoding type II secretion system protein has translation MLTIPHSAGCGRPARHAGFTMVELIVVLVLIGILGAIGVGRYFSRGSYDAAFFADQTRALLRYAQKTAIARNEPVFVELGDNRIALCHVAPNGNCPAASRVAFPGGSTVGKASETWCQASGWYCVGRPDGVSFAVSSTVNQFAFDALGRPQLQNGTFGGLSLSISGEGERRTVLVTQETGYVQ, from the coding sequence ATGCTTACCATCCCTCACTCAGCTGGATGCGGGCGGCCCGCGCGCCATGCCGGCTTCACGATGGTGGAGCTGATCGTCGTGCTGGTCCTGATCGGCATCCTGGGCGCGATCGGCGTCGGCCGGTATTTCAGCCGGGGGAGCTACGACGCCGCCTTCTTCGCCGACCAGACCCGCGCCTTGCTGCGCTACGCCCAGAAGACAGCCATCGCCCGCAACGAACCGGTGTTCGTGGAACTGGGCGACAACCGCATCGCCCTGTGCCACGTGGCCCCGAACGGCAACTGCCCGGCCGCCAGCCGGGTGGCGTTCCCCGGCGGCTCCACCGTCGGCAAGGCCAGCGAAACATGGTGCCAGGCGAGCGGGTGGTACTGCGTCGGCCGGCCGGACGGCGTCAGTTTCGCGGTGTCGAGCACCGTCAACCAGTTCGCCTTCGACGCCCTCGGTCGTCCCCAGCTCCAGAACGGCACCTTTGGCGGGCTGTCGCTGAGCATCAGCGGCGAGGGCGAGCGCCGCACGGTGCTGGTGACGCAGGAGACCGGCTATGTCCAGTAA
- a CDS encoding type II secretion system protein, with the protein MHIRHQRKHHQGFTLIELIVVIVVLGILAAVALPKFTRVSGDARVATMKAARGALNSASAIVHGQWLLKPSDKVIVEGIEVEIVNGYPKASTAFAAVAGLDDPAYRIEVDKDEMIVSPASLDDSSPVIGTCLISYSAPTGANLPPTIRPASNPLICE; encoded by the coding sequence ATGCATATCCGTCATCAGCGCAAGCATCACCAAGGCTTCACTTTGATCGAACTGATCGTCGTGATCGTTGTGCTGGGCATTCTCGCGGCGGTGGCGTTGCCGAAGTTTACCCGCGTCAGCGGCGATGCCCGAGTGGCGACGATGAAGGCTGCGCGCGGCGCGCTTAATTCGGCGTCGGCGATCGTCCACGGGCAGTGGTTGCTCAAGCCGAGTGACAAGGTGATCGTAGAAGGGATCGAAGTCGAGATCGTGAACGGCTATCCGAAGGCCAGCACGGCATTCGCTGCCGTGGCAGGCTTGGACGATCCGGCCTACCGCATCGAGGTCGACAAGGACGAGATGATCGTGTCCCCCGCCAGCCTGGACGACAGTTCGCCTGTCATCGGCACCTGTCTCATTTCATACAGCGCGCCGACCGGGGCCAATCTCCCGCCGACCATCCGCCCGGCAAGCAATCCGCTGATCTGCGAATAG
- a CDS encoding prepilin-type N-terminal cleavage/methylation domain-containing protein, translated as MNKGFNKGAQGGFTLIELIVVIVILGILAATALPKFANLSADARKASLTAARGSMASASAMAHGKWLITNTTNSIEGVTVAFVNGYPSAATIAPISGITNGVDYDVVTSGTTTKLHPVGLTADQRLNCYVQYAEAATNAAPTFTQSLTSCE; from the coding sequence ATGAACAAAGGTTTTAACAAAGGCGCGCAGGGCGGTTTCACGCTGATCGAACTGATCGTCGTGATCGTCATTCTGGGCATTCTGGCCGCGACCGCGCTGCCGAAGTTCGCCAACCTGAGCGCCGATGCGCGCAAGGCGAGCCTGACCGCCGCCCGTGGTTCGATGGCATCGGCCTCGGCGATGGCACACGGCAAATGGCTGATCACCAACACCACGAATTCGATCGAAGGCGTCACTGTGGCTTTCGTCAATGGCTATCCGAGTGCGGCGACCATTGCGCCGATCTCTGGCATCACCAACGGCGTGGACTACGATGTGGTGACCTCCGGCACCACCACCAAGCTTCACCCTGTCGGCCTGACCGCTGACCAGCGACTGAACTGCTATGTGCAGTACGCCGAAGCTGCAACCAACGCTGCGCCGACCTTCACGCAGAGCCTGACGAGCTGCGAATAA
- a CDS encoding type II secretion system F family protein, whose protein sequence is MPYFAYKGRDARGELTQGVLEGVDPSSIADLLFGNGITPIEIVVSKKGPGEAGAKGSLRERLTEKKVGHMDVQLFSRQIYTLLKSGVPIMRGLAGLQESAINKSFAKVIKDLRESLDAGRELSAAMMRHPHCFSPFYLSMVRVGEMTGRLEEVFLRLFDHMEFDRDMRERVKTALRYPTFVVIAMVLAMAVVNMFVIPQFAKVFKSFNAELPLMTRILLGTSDFTVQYWPMLATMLVAGVWGFRHWTRTPKGRMTWDRRKLRLPIAGKIIHKATMARFARSFALSMRSGVPIVQALNVVSQTADNAYLSSRIEQMRDGVERGESILRTSVAANVFTPIVLQMIAVGEESGSLDDLMDEIAQMYEREVDYELKTLSSQIEPILITFLGIMVLVLALGIFLPIWDLGQAALHAK, encoded by the coding sequence ATGCCTTATTTCGCCTACAAGGGCCGCGACGCGCGCGGCGAGCTGACCCAGGGCGTGCTGGAAGGCGTGGACCCGTCCTCGATCGCCGACCTCCTGTTCGGCAACGGCATCACGCCGATCGAGATCGTGGTCAGCAAGAAGGGGCCGGGGGAGGCGGGCGCCAAGGGCTCGCTGCGCGAGCGCCTGACCGAAAAAAAGGTCGGCCACATGGACGTGCAGCTGTTCAGCCGCCAGATCTACACCCTGCTCAAGTCCGGGGTGCCGATCATGCGCGGCCTGGCCGGGCTGCAGGAATCTGCCATCAACAAATCCTTCGCCAAGGTGATCAAGGACCTGCGCGAGTCGCTCGACGCCGGCCGCGAGCTGTCGGCCGCCATGATGCGCCACCCGCACTGCTTCAGCCCCTTCTACCTGTCGATGGTCAGGGTGGGGGAGATGACCGGCCGCCTGGAAGAAGTCTTCCTGCGCCTGTTCGACCACATGGAATTCGACCGCGACATGCGCGAGCGGGTCAAGACGGCGCTGCGCTACCCGACTTTCGTGGTGATCGCGATGGTGCTGGCGATGGCGGTGGTGAACATGTTCGTGATTCCCCAGTTCGCCAAGGTGTTCAAGTCCTTCAACGCCGAACTGCCCCTGATGACCCGCATCCTGCTGGGCACCTCGGACTTCACGGTGCAGTACTGGCCGATGCTGGCGACCATGCTGGTGGCGGGCGTATGGGGCTTCCGCCACTGGACCCGCACGCCCAAGGGCCGCATGACCTGGGACCGGCGCAAGCTGCGCCTGCCCATCGCCGGCAAGATCATCCACAAGGCCACCATGGCGCGCTTCGCGCGCAGCTTCGCCCTGTCGATGCGCAGCGGGGTGCCGATCGTGCAGGCCCTGAACGTGGTGTCCCAGACCGCCGACAACGCCTACCTGAGTTCGCGCATCGAGCAGATGCGCGACGGCGTGGAGCGTGGCGAGAGCATCTTGCGCACCTCGGTGGCTGCAAACGTATTTACGCCCATCGTGCTGCAGATGATCGCGGTGGGCGAGGAGTCGGGTTCGCTCGACGACCTGATGGACGAGATCGCGCAGATGTATGAGCGCGAGGTGGACTACGAGCTCAAGACCCTGTCGAGCCAGATCGAACCGATCCTGATCACCTTCCTGGGCATCATGGTGCTGGTGCTGGCGCTCGGCATCTTCCTGCCGATCTGGGACCTGGGCCAGGCGGCGCTGCACGCGAAATGA
- a CDS encoding GspE/PulE family protein — MARPEKVRLGEVLMQQKLLSEEQLNQALADQKRTGRKLGRVFVESGYVTEEQISGALARQLNIPYIHLKFYNINADLVRQLPETAARRFRALVLEDRRETLLVGVSDPTDLFAYDEIARLLKRPVELAVVNETEVLGAIDRIYRRTGEITGLAREVEADLGDTSIDFGALAANPSLEEAPIVKLLQSVFDDAVAVRASDIHIEPQDGRLQIRFRIDGVLHLQTEADLKVATPLALRLKLMADLDISEKRLPQDGRFAVKVRNQRVDVRISTMPTQYGESVVMRLLNQNGATLRLDAIGMPSRIVERFRSIVQRPNGLVLVTGPTGSGKTTTLYSALSELNSVEKKLITVEDPVEYRLPGINQVQVNDKIDLSFARVLRSALRQDPDIVLVGEMRDQETAQIGLRAAMTGHLVLSTLHTNDAASTPLRLMDMGVPRYMVGGSLQAVLAQRLVRVICESCSTEYQPQAPEVNWLRAELGEHAASTRFFHGKGCSHCNGTGYRGRTGVYELLEMTRAVTDAANHPDPAHFLKVAHAEMGGETLRRHAVQLAVQGRSTIAEAMRVSNQLDD, encoded by the coding sequence ATGGCTAGGCCGGAAAAAGTTCGTCTTGGTGAAGTGCTCATGCAGCAAAAGCTGCTGAGCGAGGAACAGCTCAACCAGGCGCTGGCGGACCAGAAACGCACCGGGCGCAAGCTCGGCCGGGTGTTCGTCGAGAGCGGCTACGTGACCGAGGAGCAGATCTCGGGCGCGCTGGCGCGCCAGCTGAACATCCCCTACATCCATCTCAAGTTCTATAACATCAACGCCGACCTGGTGCGCCAGTTGCCCGAGACGGCCGCGCGGCGCTTCCGCGCCCTGGTGCTGGAAGACCGGCGCGAGACCCTGCTGGTCGGCGTCTCCGACCCGACCGACCTGTTCGCCTACGACGAGATCGCGCGCCTGCTCAAGCGTCCGGTCGAACTGGCGGTGGTCAACGAGACCGAAGTCCTGGGCGCGATCGACCGCATCTACCGCCGCACCGGCGAGATCACCGGCCTGGCGCGCGAGGTCGAGGCCGACCTGGGCGACACCTCGATCGACTTCGGCGCCCTGGCCGCCAACCCGAGCCTGGAAGAAGCGCCGATCGTCAAGCTGCTGCAGTCGGTGTTCGACGATGCGGTGGCGGTGCGCGCCTCCGACATCCACATCGAGCCCCAGGACGGCCGCCTGCAGATCCGCTTCCGCATCGACGGCGTGCTGCACCTGCAGACCGAGGCCGACCTCAAGGTCGCCACCCCGCTGGCGCTGCGCCTCAAGCTGATGGCCGACCTCGACATCTCCGAAAAGCGCCTGCCCCAGGACGGCCGCTTCGCAGTCAAGGTGCGCAACCAGCGCGTCGACGTGCGTATCTCGACCATGCCGACCCAGTACGGCGAGTCGGTGGTCATGCGTCTGCTGAACCAGAACGGCGCCACCCTGCGCCTGGACGCGATCGGCATGCCTTCGCGCATCGTGGAGCGCTTCCGCAGCATCGTCCAGCGTCCCAACGGCCTGGTGCTGGTGACCGGGCCGACCGGCAGCGGCAAGACCACTACCCTGTACAGCGCGCTGTCAGAATTGAACTCGGTCGAGAAGAAGCTGATCACGGTCGAGGACCCGGTCGAATACCGCCTGCCCGGCATCAACCAGGTGCAGGTCAACGACAAGATCGACCTGAGCTTCGCGCGCGTGCTGCGCTCGGCGCTGCGCCAGGACCCGGACATCGTGCTGGTAGGCGAGATGCGCGACCAGGAAACCGCCCAGATCGGCCTGCGGGCCGCGATGACCGGCCACCTGGTGCTCTCGACCCTGCACACCAACGACGCCGCCAGCACCCCGCTGCGCCTGATGGACATGGGCGTGCCGCGCTATATGGTGGGCGGTTCGCTCCAGGCCGTGCTGGCCCAGCGCCTGGTGCGCGTGATCTGCGAAAGCTGCAGCACCGAATACCAGCCGCAGGCGCCAGAGGTCAACTGGCTGCGCGCCGAACTGGGCGAGCACGCGGCCAGCACCCGTTTCTTCCACGGCAAGGGCTGCTCGCACTGCAACGGCACCGGCTACCGCGGCCGCACCGGGGTCTACGAGCTGCTGGAGATGACACGCGCCGTGACCGACGCCGCAAACCATCCCGACCCGGCCCACTTCCTGAAGGTGGCCCATGCCGAGATGGGCGGCGAGACCCTGCGCCGTCATGCGGTGCAGCTGGCGGTCCAGGGCCGCTCGACCATCGCCGAGGCGATGCGGGTCAGTAACCAGCTCGACGACTGA